A genomic segment from Variovorax paradoxus B4 encodes:
- the hpaH gene encoding 2-oxo-hept-4-ene-1,7-dioate hydratase produces the protein MLTADTIARLAAELHESERSRVQVEHFSRRFPEMTIEDGYAISREWVRQKIAEGRVVKGHKIGLTSRAMQQSSQIDEPDYGTLLDDMFFEQGGDIPFKRFIAPRIEVELAFVLGKKLQGPNVSIFDVLAATDYVVPAIEIIDARIEQFDRHTKAPRKVFDTIADNAANAGIVMGGRPVKPDAVDLRWVSALLYKNGVIEESGVAAAVLNHPATGVAWLANKLAPWDEHLEAGEVVLGGSFTRPTTALPGDTFHADYGPLGSIAFRLI, from the coding sequence ATGCTCACTGCCGACACCATCGCCAGGCTCGCGGCCGAACTGCACGAAAGCGAAAGATCGCGCGTGCAGGTCGAGCATTTCTCCAGGCGCTTTCCCGAGATGACCATCGAGGACGGCTATGCCATCTCGCGCGAATGGGTCAGGCAGAAGATCGCTGAAGGCCGCGTCGTGAAGGGCCACAAGATCGGCCTGACCTCGCGCGCCATGCAGCAGTCGAGCCAGATCGACGAGCCCGACTACGGCACCTTGCTCGACGACATGTTCTTCGAGCAGGGCGGCGACATTCCATTCAAGCGCTTCATCGCGCCGCGCATCGAGGTGGAGCTGGCCTTCGTGCTCGGCAAGAAGCTGCAGGGCCCGAACGTGAGCATCTTCGACGTGCTGGCCGCCACCGACTACGTGGTGCCGGCCATCGAGATCATCGACGCGCGCATCGAGCAGTTCGACCGCCACACCAAGGCGCCGCGCAAGGTGTTCGACACCATTGCCGACAACGCGGCCAACGCCGGCATCGTGATGGGCGGCCGGCCGGTCAAGCCCGACGCGGTCGACCTGCGCTGGGTGAGCGCGCTGCTCTACAAGAACGGCGTGATCGAGGAATCGGGCGTGGCCGCGGCCGTGCTCAACCACCCCGCCACGGGCGTGGCCTGGCTCGCGAACAAGCTCGCGCCGTGGGACGAGCACCTCGAAGCCGGGGAGGTGGTGCTGGGCGGCTCGTTCACCCGGCCGACCACCGCCCTGCCCGGCGACACCTTCCATGCCGACTACGGCCCCCTCGGCAGCATTGCCTTTCGTCTCATCTAA
- a CDS encoding 5-carboxymethyl-2-hydroxymuconate Delta-isomerase gives MPHLVILYTPNIEAETDMSALCRTLADTMLAQRDEAGKPVFPIGGTRVLAYPAAHYAVADGKADYAFVYLNIRMAAGRSEAVKKKAGDELLADVRAHFEPIFDKRHIGITLQIDESPGQVYDGKHSNLHPLFNK, from the coding sequence ATGCCCCATCTCGTCATCCTCTACACCCCGAACATCGAAGCCGAGACCGACATGTCGGCGCTGTGCCGCACGCTGGCCGACACCATGCTCGCGCAGCGCGACGAGGCCGGCAAGCCGGTGTTCCCCATCGGCGGCACGCGCGTGCTGGCCTACCCCGCCGCGCACTACGCGGTGGCCGACGGCAAGGCCGACTACGCCTTCGTGTACCTCAACATCCGCATGGCCGCGGGGCGCTCGGAGGCCGTGAAGAAAAAGGCCGGCGACGAACTGCTGGCCGACGTGCGCGCGCATTTCGAACCGATCTTCGACAAGCGCCACATCGGCATCACGCTGCAGATCGACGAAAGCCCGGGCCAGGTGTACGACGGCAAGCACAGCAACCTGCATCCTCTTTTCAACAAGTAG
- the hpaD gene encoding 3,4-dihydroxyphenylacetate 2,3-dioxygenase, which translates to MGTLALAAKITHVPSMYLSEFPGPNFGCREAAINGHKEIDRRCRTLGVDTIVVFDVHWQVNSEYHINCGPKFGGTYTSNELPHFIKNMPYAYPGNPALGHLIADMANEMGVKSRAHSDTTLGLEYGTLVPMRYMNADQHYKVISISGWCDWHDLTESGRFGLAVRRAIEERYEGTVAVFASGSLSHHFADNGHAPEFMHKVYDPFLEQVDRRVVELWKAGDWQAFVGMLPMYAEKCWGEGDMHDTAMLLGLLGWDRYTAPVEVVTPYFGSSGTGQINAIFPVTPLPV; encoded by the coding sequence ATGGGAACGCTCGCACTCGCTGCCAAGATCACGCACGTGCCGTCGATGTACCTCTCGGAATTCCCGGGACCGAACTTCGGCTGCCGCGAGGCCGCAATCAACGGCCACAAGGAGATCGACCGGCGCTGCCGCACGCTCGGCGTGGACACCATCGTGGTGTTCGACGTGCACTGGCAGGTCAACAGCGAATACCACATCAACTGCGGCCCGAAGTTCGGCGGCACCTACACCAGCAACGAGCTGCCGCATTTCATCAAGAACATGCCCTACGCCTACCCGGGCAACCCGGCGCTGGGCCACCTGATCGCCGACATGGCCAACGAGATGGGCGTGAAGAGCCGCGCGCACAGCGACACCACGCTCGGACTCGAGTACGGCACGCTGGTGCCGATGCGCTACATGAACGCCGACCAGCACTACAAGGTCATCAGCATCAGCGGCTGGTGCGACTGGCACGACCTCACCGAGTCGGGCCGCTTCGGCCTGGCGGTGCGCCGCGCGATCGAGGAGCGCTACGAGGGCACGGTGGCGGTGTTCGCGAGCGGTTCGCTCTCGCATCACTTTGCCGACAACGGCCACGCGCCGGAGTTCATGCACAAGGTGTACGACCCCTTCCTCGAGCAGGTGGACCGCCGCGTGGTCGAGCTGTGGAAGGCCGGCGACTGGCAGGCCTTCGTCGGCATGCTGCCGATGTACGCCGAGAAGTGCTGGGGCGAAGGCGACATGCACGACACCGCGATGCTGCTGGGCCTGCTGGGCTGGGACCGCTACACCGCGCCGGTGGAGGTGGTCACGCCCTACTTCGGCAGCTCGGGCACGGGGCAGATCAACGCGATCTTCCCGGTCACGCCCCTTCCCGTCTGA
- the hpaE gene encoding 5-carboxymethyl-2-hydroxymuconate semialdehyde dehydrogenase, whose protein sequence is MRVDHLIAGQRVAGKDYFETVNPATQEVLAEVASGGEAEVNAAVAAAKEAFPKWAGLPAPERAKLIRKLGDLIAKHVPEIAQTETDDCGQVIAQTGKQLIPRAADNFYYFAEMCTRVDGHTYPTPTHLNYTLFHPVGVCALISPWNVPFMTATWKVAPCLAFGNTAVLKMSELSPLTAARLGELALEAGIPPGVLNLVHGYGKEAGEPLVAHPDVRAISFTGSTATGNRIVKSAGLKKFSMELGGKSPFVIFEDADLDRALDAAVFMIFSNNGERCTAGSRILVQQSIYADFAAKFAERARRITVGDPLDEKTIVGPMISQAHLAKVRSYIELGPKEGATLLCGGLEAPSNLPDRVKKGNYVMPTVFADVDNRMKIAQDEIFGPVACLIPFKDEAHAIELANDIPYGLSSYVWTENIGKAHRVAAAVEAGMCFVNSQNVRDLRQPFGGTKASGTGREGGTWSYEVFCEPKNVAVSMGSHHIPHWGA, encoded by the coding sequence ATGAGAGTCGATCACCTGATCGCCGGCCAGCGCGTCGCCGGCAAGGACTACTTCGAAACCGTCAACCCCGCCACGCAGGAGGTGCTGGCCGAAGTCGCCTCCGGCGGCGAGGCCGAAGTGAACGCGGCCGTGGCCGCCGCCAAGGAGGCCTTCCCGAAGTGGGCCGGCCTGCCCGCGCCCGAGCGCGCCAAGCTGATCCGCAAGCTCGGCGACCTGATCGCCAAGCACGTGCCCGAGATCGCGCAGACCGAGACCGACGACTGCGGCCAGGTCATCGCACAGACCGGCAAGCAGCTGATCCCGCGCGCGGCCGACAACTTCTACTACTTCGCCGAGATGTGCACGCGCGTCGACGGCCACACCTACCCCACGCCCACGCACCTGAACTACACGCTGTTCCACCCGGTGGGCGTGTGCGCGCTGATCAGTCCGTGGAACGTGCCCTTCATGACGGCCACCTGGAAGGTCGCGCCCTGCCTGGCCTTCGGCAACACGGCGGTGCTGAAGATGAGCGAGCTCTCGCCGCTCACGGCCGCACGGCTGGGCGAGCTGGCGCTCGAAGCGGGCATCCCGCCCGGCGTGCTGAACCTGGTGCACGGCTACGGCAAGGAGGCCGGCGAGCCGCTGGTGGCGCACCCCGACGTGCGCGCGATTTCGTTCACCGGCTCCACCGCCACGGGCAACCGCATCGTGAAGAGCGCGGGCCTGAAGAAGTTCAGCATGGAACTCGGCGGCAAGAGCCCGTTCGTGATCTTCGAGGACGCCGACCTCGACCGCGCGCTCGACGCGGCCGTGTTCATGATCTTCAGCAACAACGGCGAGCGCTGCACCGCCGGCTCGCGCATCCTGGTGCAGCAGTCGATCTACGCCGACTTCGCCGCGAAGTTCGCCGAGCGCGCCAGGCGCATCACCGTGGGCGACCCGCTCGACGAGAAGACCATCGTCGGGCCGATGATTTCGCAGGCGCATCTGGCCAAGGTGCGCAGCTACATCGAACTCGGCCCGAAGGAAGGCGCGACGCTGCTGTGCGGCGGCCTCGAGGCGCCATCGAACCTGCCGGACCGTGTGAAGAAGGGCAACTACGTGATGCCCACCGTCTTTGCCGACGTCGACAACCGCATGAAGATCGCGCAGGACGAGATCTTCGGCCCGGTCGCCTGCCTGATCCCGTTCAAGGACGAGGCGCACGCCATCGAACTCGCCAACGACATCCCCTACGGCCTGAGCAGCTACGTGTGGACCGAGAACATCGGGAAGGCGCATCGCGTGGCCGCTGCCGTAGAAGCCGGCATGTGCTTCGTCAACAGCCAGAACGTGCGCGACCTGCGCCAGCCCTTCGGCGGCACCAAGGCCTCGGGCACGGGCCGCGAGGGCGGCACCTGGAGCTACGAGGTGTTCTGCGAACCGAAGAACGTTGCGGTGTCGATGGGCTCGCACCACATTCCGCACTGGGGAGCCTGA
- a CDS encoding fumarylacetoacetate hydrolase family protein, whose product MKHARVIFEGREHTGTAHEFNGQPDAAVRLDDGRIVPQEQLTWLPPLAPTPRPRTILALGLNYADHAKELEFKAPEEPLVFVKGQSTLIGHRQFTHRPAGVQFMHYECELAIVIGKTAKNVKRADAYDFIGGYSVANDYAIRDYLENWYRPNLRVKNRDTCTPLGPWFVDAADVPDPMALALKTTVNGTVTQQGNTRDMIFDAPFLVEYFSRFMTLSPGDLILTGTPDGVVDCKPGDVVICEIERVGALINTIQGKA is encoded by the coding sequence ATGAAGCACGCACGCGTCATCTTCGAAGGCCGCGAGCACACTGGCACCGCGCACGAATTCAACGGCCAGCCTGATGCCGCCGTGCGGCTGGACGACGGCCGCATCGTGCCGCAGGAACAGCTCACGTGGCTGCCGCCGCTCGCGCCCACGCCGCGCCCGCGCACCATCCTCGCGCTCGGCCTCAACTATGCCGACCATGCGAAGGAACTCGAGTTCAAGGCGCCCGAGGAACCGCTGGTGTTCGTCAAGGGCCAGAGCACGCTGATCGGCCACCGCCAGTTCACGCACCGGCCGGCCGGCGTGCAGTTCATGCACTACGAGTGCGAACTCGCCATCGTGATCGGCAAGACCGCGAAGAACGTGAAGCGGGCCGACGCCTACGACTTCATCGGCGGCTACTCGGTCGCCAACGACTACGCCATTCGCGACTACCTCGAGAACTGGTACCGCCCCAACCTGCGCGTGAAGAACCGCGACACCTGCACGCCGCTGGGGCCCTGGTTCGTCGATGCGGCCGACGTGCCCGATCCGATGGCGCTCGCATTGAAGACCACGGTGAACGGCACCGTCACGCAGCAGGGCAACACGCGCGACATGATCTTCGATGCGCCCTTCCTCGTCGAGTACTTCAGCCGCTTCATGACGCTGTCGCCGGGCGACCTGATCCTCACGGGCACGCCCGACGGGGTCGTCGATTGCAAGCCGGGCGACGTGGTCATCTGCGAGATCGAGCGCGTCGGCGCGCTGATCAACACCATCCAAGGAAAAGCATGA
- a CDS encoding fumarylacetoacetate hydrolase family protein translates to MTPSPFLPTGTVYGTLLNFRAELDALAPQMTQPPYKAPPKAPVLYVKTANTWSPHGSAITVPSSVPEVEIGASIGMVIGAEGDVEGFVLMNDLSIPHPSFFRPPVKFKCVDGFLGVGPALRDAQEVADPAGFRVEVRINGALKQSIDFSQLVRPAQQLLTDVGEFMTLAHGDVLMLGCDAGRPLARAGDRIEISAPGFETLRNTLVQEAAA, encoded by the coding sequence ATGACCCCCTCCCCTTTCCTGCCGACCGGCACGGTCTACGGCACGCTGCTGAACTTCCGCGCCGAGCTCGATGCGCTCGCGCCGCAGATGACTCAGCCACCGTACAAGGCACCGCCGAAGGCACCCGTGCTCTACGTGAAGACCGCCAACACCTGGAGCCCGCACGGCAGCGCCATCACGGTGCCCTCGTCCGTGCCGGAGGTGGAGATCGGCGCGAGCATCGGCATGGTGATCGGCGCCGAGGGCGACGTGGAAGGCTTCGTGCTGATGAACGACCTCTCGATTCCGCATCCGAGCTTCTTCCGCCCGCCGGTGAAGTTCAAGTGCGTCGACGGGTTCCTTGGCGTCGGCCCGGCGCTGCGCGATGCGCAGGAGGTGGCCGACCCCGCGGGCTTTCGCGTCGAGGTGCGCATCAACGGCGCGTTGAAGCAGTCGATCGACTTCTCGCAGCTCGTGCGTCCGGCGCAGCAGCTGCTCACCGACGTGGGCGAGTTCATGACGCTCGCGCATGGCGACGTGCTGATGCTGGGCTGCGATGCCGGCCGGCCGCTGGCGCGTGCGGGCGACCGCATCGAGATCTCCGCGCCCGGGTTCGAAACCCTCCGCAACACGCTGGTGCAGGAGGCCGCCGCATGA
- the hpaR gene encoding homoprotocatechuate degradation operon regulator HpaR codes for MASTFTHRNLPRLLLQAREAVMAHTRPSLREHALSDQQWRVLRVLGEHGAVETGRVAREAFILGPSLTGVLARMERDDLITRSRDPEDQRRTVVEATAHGMKLVKKLSSSIESHYQWLEQSLGKTKLTQLYGLLDELIALEQPE; via the coding sequence GTGGCCAGCACCTTCACCCACCGCAACCTCCCGCGCCTTCTGCTGCAGGCGCGCGAAGCCGTCATGGCCCACACGCGGCCCAGCCTGCGCGAGCACGCCTTGTCCGACCAGCAGTGGCGCGTGCTGCGCGTGCTCGGCGAGCATGGCGCGGTGGAAACCGGCCGGGTGGCGCGCGAGGCATTCATCCTCGGGCCCAGCCTCACCGGCGTGCTCGCACGCATGGAGCGCGACGACCTCATCACCCGCAGCCGCGACCCCGAGGACCAGCGCCGCACCGTGGTCGAGGCCACAGCGCACGGTATGAAGCTGGTGAAGAAGCTGTCCTCGAGCATCGAGTCGCACTACCAGTGGCTGGAGCAGTCGCTGGGCAAGACCAAACTGACGCAGCTGTATGGACTGCTGGACGAACTGATCGCGCTGGAGCAGCCCGAATGA
- a CDS encoding Imm8 family immunity protein translates to MTMRLEIRSLQGVDIEDLRAWHPASPADVYEMLELEIGEAGVPGAHIFQLLLATPEGLEAHHKGEMLKFFSAMQERAKTFVTDALVVVDHYDWNEVRETLARRVASCERSTWNESLECLRRKFFWEYEDIKYR, encoded by the coding sequence ATGACGATGCGCCTTGAAATCCGTAGCCTCCAGGGCGTTGACATCGAGGACCTGCGCGCATGGCACCCCGCCTCGCCCGCCGATGTCTACGAGATGCTTGAACTGGAGATCGGCGAAGCGGGCGTGCCGGGTGCCCACATCTTTCAGCTGCTTCTCGCGACACCGGAGGGCCTGGAAGCGCACCACAAAGGCGAGATGCTGAAGTTCTTCTCGGCCATGCAAGAAAGGGCAAAGACCTTTGTGACGGACGCACTGGTCGTTGTCGACCACTACGACTGGAACGAGGTGCGCGAAACGCTGGCGAGAAGAGTGGCGTCCTGCGAACGATCGACATGGAACGAGTCGCTCGAATGTCTGCGCAGGAAGTTCTTCTGGGAGTACGAGGACATCAAGTACAGGTAG